A stretch of DNA from Alicyclobacillus acidocaldarius subsp. acidocaldarius Tc-4-1:
CTTGGCCGGCGCGCGCATGAACATTCACGACGTCAAGCTGTGCGTCACCGGCGTCGGTCCCGGCAGTTACACCGGCGTCCGCATCGCGGTGGCGGCGGCGAAGGCCATCGGGCACGCGTGCGGCATCCCCATCGTGTCCGTGCCGACGGTCGACGGCATGGCCATGGCGCTGGCCTGCGCGGAGGGCCAACGGTTCGGCGCGTTCATGGCGCTCATCGACGCAAGGCGGGATCGCGCCTTCGGCTGCTGGTACAGGCTGGAGGACGGGCGGCTGTGGGCGCAGTGCGAGCCGACGGTACAGGCGCTCGCCGACTGGTTCGCCATCGCGGACAGGGAGCGGGCGTCCATCGTGGCGAGCGGCAGGCGCCTCGGAGATTCTGCGGAGGCGCAGGGCGTGCGGGTGCGGCCGTGGAATGAGATAGCCCCGATGATGCCGACGGCGCTCGTGCGGCTCGGGCTGTCGGGATCGTACGAGCGATTCGAGGGCGAGCGCGTGCACGATCTCGCCCCGCTTTACGTGCTGCCCACGGAGGCCGAGGCCAAGCTCGGCGCGAAGGGAGAGGGCGGCGAGTGAGCCCGGCGGCGTTCGATCCGCAGAAGCTCTCCATCCGCCGCATGATGCTGAAGGATCTCGACGACGTCATGCGCGTGGAGACGCGATCGTTTACGGCCCCGTGGTCGCGGCAGGCGTTCGTGGGCGAGTTGGTGGAGAACCGGCTGGCGCGCTATGTGGTGGCGGAGTACGACGGGCGCGTGGTGGGCTACGCCGGCTTCTGGATGATCATGGACGAGGGGCACATCACGAACATCGCGGTCGATCCCGACTTCCGCGGCCTGAAGCTGGGCGAGCGGCTGCTCGAGGCCATCATGTCGATGTGCATGGCCCTCGGCGGACGCAAGATGACGCTCGAGGTGCGGGTCACGAACCACGTGGCGCAGAATCTGTACCGGAAGTACGGCTTCGAGCGCGTGGGCGTGCGCAAGGGCTACTACACGGACAACAACGAGGACGCGCTCATCATGTGGGTGGACCTCCCACCCAAGGTCATGCGCGACAGAGAGGTGCAAGCATGAACATCCTCGCCATCGAGACGAGCTGCGACGAGACCTCCGCGGCCGTCGTCGCGGACGGGGCGCGCGTGCTCGGCCAGGTGACCGCGAGTCAGATGGAGATTCACCGCCAGTTCGGCGGCGTGGTTCCCGAGGTGGCCTCGCGCCGCCACGTGGAAGCCGTCACGCG
This window harbors:
- the tsaB gene encoding tRNA (adenosine(37)-N6)-threonylcarbamoyltransferase complex dimerization subunit type 1 TsaB, yielding MSVIAMDTATDVLALAVADEDGRLMSSLVEFLPRAHSRLLQPSLGHLLAGARMNIHDVKLCVTGVGPGSYTGVRIAVAAAKAIGHACGIPIVSVPTVDGMAMALACAEGQRFGAFMALIDARRDRAFGCWYRLEDGRLWAQCEPTVQALADWFAIADRERASIVASGRRLGDSAEAQGVRVRPWNEIAPMMPTALVRLGLSGSYERFEGERVHDLAPLYVLPTEAEAKLGAKGEGGE
- the rimI gene encoding ribosomal protein S18-alanine N-acetyltransferase, translated to MSPAAFDPQKLSIRRMMLKDLDDVMRVETRSFTAPWSRQAFVGELVENRLARYVVAEYDGRVVGYAGFWMIMDEGHITNIAVDPDFRGLKLGERLLEAIMSMCMALGGRKMTLEVRVTNHVAQNLYRKYGFERVGVRKGYYTDNNEDALIMWVDLPPKVMRDREVQA